The following coding sequences are from one Musa acuminata AAA Group cultivar baxijiao chromosome BXJ1-6, Cavendish_Baxijiao_AAA, whole genome shotgun sequence window:
- the LOC103989410 gene encoding glutamate--glyoxylate aminotransferase 2 isoform X2, which translates to MSPKPLDYESLNENVKKVAYAVRGELYLRASELQKEGKKIIFTNVGNPHALGQKPLTFPRQVVALCQAPFLLDDPHVGILFPADAIARAKHYLSLTSGGLGAYSDSRGLPGIRKEVAEFIERRDGYPSDPELIYLTDGASKGVMQILNTVIRNEKDGILVPVPQYPLYSAAISLFGGSLVPYYLEEEANWGLDINHLRQSVAAARMKGITVRAMVIINPGNPTGQCLSEANLNGLLKFCFQENLVLLADEVYQQNIYQDERPFISARKILLDMGPPMSKEVQLVSFHTVSKGYWGECGQRGGYFEMTNIPAKTVDEIYKVASVSLSPNVPGQIFMGLMVNPLKPGDISYLRFVAESTAILESLKRRAHIMTDGFNSCRNVVCNFTEGAMYSFPQIRLPPRAIEAAKSAGKAPDVFYCLKLLEATGISTVPGSGFGQKEGVFHLRTTILPAEEDMPAIMTSFKKFNDEFMEEYEDYRGYSRM; encoded by the exons ATGTCGCCGAAGCCGCTGGACTACGAGTCGCTGAACGAGAATGTGAAGAAGGTGGCATATGCTGTCAGAGGCGAGCTTTACCTTCGGGCTTCGGAGCTGCAGAAGGAAGGGAAGAAG ATTATCTTCACAAATGTGGGGAATCCTCATGCCCTGGGACAGAAGCCACTAACATTCCCCCGCCAG GTCGTAGCCCTTTGCCAAGCTCCATTTCTGTTGGATGATCCTCATGTTGGAATTCTCTTCCCAGCAGATGCCATCGCAAGAGCTAAGCATTATCTGTCACTGACTTCGGGTGGTTTAG GTGCATATAGTGATTCTCGAGGTCTTCCCGGAATCAGGAAAGAAGTTGCTGAGTTTATTGAAAGGCGTGATGGGTATCCTAG TGATCCTGAGCTAATATATCTCACCGATGGAGCTAGCAAAGGTGTCATGCAGATCTTAAATACTGTAATCAGAAATGAGAAAGATGGT ATTTTGGTTCCAGTTCCACAATACCCTCTTTATTCAGCTGCAATATCCTTGTTTGGTGGGTCTCTTGTTCCGTATTATTTAGAAGAGGAGGCCAATTGGGGTCTTGACATTAACCATCTTCGCCAATCTGTAGCAGCTGCTCGGATGAAAGGAATTACT GTTCGAGCTATGGTTATTATCAACCCAGGAAACCCCACTGGCCAATGTCTAAGTGAAGCCAATTTAAACGGATTGTTAAAATTTTGCTTCCAAGAGAACCTAGTCCTGCTTGCTGATGAAGTTTATCAACAGAACATATACCAAGACGAGAGACCTTTCATAAGTGCAAGAAAA ATATTGTTGGACATGGGCCCACCTATGAGTAAAGAGGTCCAACTTGTGTCCTTTCACACTGTATCGAAGGGATACTGGGGAGAGTGTGGTCAGCGTGGAGGATACTTTGAAATGACTAACATTCCTGCTAAG ACTGTAGATGAGATCTACAAGGTTGCATCAGTTTCGCTCAGTCCAAATGTTCCTGGACAGATCTTC ATGGGGCTGATGGTTAACCCCCTCAAACCAGGAGATATTTCTTACTTGAGGTTTGTTGCAGAGAG TACGGCAATCCTCGAGTCTCTGAAAAGAAGAGCTCATATAATGACTGATGGGTTTAATAGTTGCAGAAATGTTGTGTGCAACTTTACAGAAG GAGCCATGTATTCATTTCCACAAATACGCTTACCGCCAAGAGCAATTGAAGCTGCAAAAAGTGCTGGCAAGGCTCCTGATGTTTTCTATTGCCTTAAGCTTTTGGAAGCTACAGGAATTTCCACAGTTCCAGGCTCAGGATTTGGCCAAAAAGAAGG GGTTTTCCATCTAAGGACAACCATCTTGCCAGCAGAAGAAGACATGCCAGCAATCATGACTAGTTTCAAGAAGTTCAATGACGAGTTTATGGAAGAATATGAAGATTACAGAGGTTACTCCAGAATGTAG
- the LOC135677032 gene encoding protein TPX2-like, translating into MASGDAGGGGVDVLLMDEAYEFSAPRFFDFINGETEEYVKRAELWFETSLSYAPSPFVPRIKEGRSIQIDSLCDFGNVEKEQKVEVSSKDSHQTDPAPEVDNTARNYQHKLATDMEVKAKKDTEIEVSEVECCQTNIVPQQETSSTSVAITGTLSHKEVPLELPIALSGGALAAASAAFTYIAQASSLKAMPPSIMNNNEIVEACTPRTQRSPVKGPSSAKTLAAKRIANLIRQPSTLKQKSKSPTQSLKSTKRKNVIKCPSNIAAKNSMGNDIAQENQAVKRQKLHDGRFRQIHNVKNGVLYHKSRLGLTGGTDMLTNVEKSLRKEVSPYVSAAEMVNKFQSRTRDLDIFQNRSLSHSDTASAVHRRSKLTLTRPKDPELGTAHRARAVRIKSSAELEEEMLSKIPKFKARPLNKKILEAPTFPALPRSIPQPPVFQEFRLKTMERANQHAETSSAVSSLDGVVQNQVKPIRLTEPRPPHLETSFRARPSKNKSSQESELEELEKIPKFKARPLNKKILESKREIGMFCNPKPQKTIPQEFHFATEDRLGPPAIVVEIFDKLSLHSESSNHEKKEVPRITIPNPFHLHTEERGLEKESQLAEQLLQKELEEEWARIPKATPYPYTIDYPVIPPKPEPKQCTKPEAFQLESLVRHEEEMLRKLEEKERTEREEAQQRIFRAQAIKNFDHLPLPERERKPLTEVQKFVLHVDHRSVQRTEFDRKIKEKELRCKRLREEQESAKMIEEEKAVKQMRRTMVPHARPLPKFNNPFIPQKSMKQGTKPRSPDLHVNHRVERRALHMR; encoded by the exons CTTTCGTGCCAAGGATCAAGGAGGGTAGATCTATCCAAATCGACAGTCTCTGTGATTTTGGAAACGTTGAAAAAGAACAAAAG GTTGAGGTATCATCCAAAGATAGTCATCAAACGGATCCAGCACCTGAAGTAGATAACACAGCAAG AAATTATCAGCACAAGCTTGCAACTGACATGGAGGTCAAAGCCAAAAAAGACACCGAAATAGAG GTTTCTGAAGTTGAGTGTTGCCAGACTAATATTGTTCCTCAGCAGGAGACAAG TTCAACATCCGTGGCAATAACTGGTACTCTGAGCCACAAAGAAGTTCCTTTGGAGCTCCCTATTGCTCTTTCAGGTGGTGCTCTGGCAGCAG CATCAGCAGCTTTCACATACATAGCACAGGCAAGTTCCTTGAAAGCGATGCCACCCAGCATCATGAACAACAATGAAATAGTTGAAGCTTGCACTCCTAGAACACAGAGAAGTCCAGTGAAAGGACCAAGTAGTGCAAAGACTTTAGCCGCTAAAAGAATTGCAAATCTGATTAGACAGCCATCGACTCTAAAGCAAAAATCCAAGTCTCCTACCCAATCTTTAAAAAGCACCAAAAGAAAGAATGTAATTAA GTGCCCTAGTAATATTGCTGCAAAGAATTCCATGGGTAATGACATTGCACAAGAAAATCAAGCTGTGAAAAGGCAAAAACTGCATGATGGAAGATTTAGACAG ATACACAATGTTAAAAATGGAGTGCTATATCACAAGTCAAGATTAGGTTTAACTGGTGGCACTGATATGTTAACAAATGTAGAGAAATCACTCCGTAAG GAAGTTTCACCATATGTATCTGCTGCAGAGATGGTTAATAAGTTTCAGTCTAGGACTAGAGACTTGGATATCTTTCAGAATAGATCACTTTCACAT AGTGATACAGCTTCAGCGGTACATAGAAGGTCTAAACTTACCTTGACGAGGCCAAAGGATCCAGAACTAGGAACAGCCCACCGGGCTCGTGCAGTGCGGATAAAGAGCTCTGCTGAACTAGAAGAAGAGATGCTGTCAAAGATCCCAAAGTTCAAAGCTCGACCTTTGAATAAGAAG aTTCTTGAAGCCCCTACATTCCCTGCATTGCCCAGAAGTATTCCACAACCACCTGTTTTTCAG GAGTTTCGTCTCAAGACAATGGAAAGAGCAAATCAACATGCTGAAACATCATCAGCTGTCTCCTCTCTGGATGGTGTGGTTCAG AATCAGGTCAAGCCCATTCGACTTACTGAACCAAGACCTCCTCATCTTGAAACATCATTCAGAGCTCGACCTTCGAA GAATAAAAGTTCTCAGGAATCCGAGTTGGAGGAACTTGAAAAGATACCAAAGTTTAAGGCTAGACCTCTTAACAAGAAG ATTCTTGAGAGCAAAAGGGAAATAGGCATGTTTTGTAATCCAAAGCCCCAGAAAACTATTCCTCAGGAGTTTCACTTTGCAACAGAAGATAGGCTGGGTCCTCCTGCAATAGTCGTGGAGATCTTTGATAAG CTTTCACTGCATTCTGAATCGTCTAATCATGAGAAGAAAGAAGTTCCCAGAATCACTATTCCAAATCCTTTTCATCTTCATACTGAG GAGCGAGGACTTGAGAAAGAGAGTCAACTTGCAGAACAGCTTTTGCAGAAAGAGTTGGAAGAAGAGTGGGCTAGGATTCCAAAGGCAACCCCCTATCCATATACCATTGATTATCCAGTG ATACCACCCAAACCTGAGCCAAAGCAGTGCACAAAGCCTGAAGCCTTCCAATTAGAGAGCCTGGTAAGGCATGAAGAAGAGATGCTGAGAAAgttggaagagaaagaaagaacggAAAGAGAGGAGGCACAACAAAGAATCTTTAGAGCACAAGCCATAAAGAATTT TGACCATTTACCACTtccagaaagagagagaaagcctCTCACTGAAGTCCAGAAGTTTGTATTGCATGTGGATCATAGATCTGTACAGAGAACGGAGTTTGATAGAAAG ATTAAGGAGAAAGAATTGAGATGTAAGAGATTAAGAGAGGAGCAGGAATCTGCAAAGATG ATTGAAGAAGAGAAGGCAGTGAAGCAGATGAGGAGGACAATGGTGCCTCACGCAAGGCCTCTTCCAAAATTCAACAATCCATTCATCCCTCAAAA ATCAATGAAGCAAGGAACAAAGCCAAGGTCACCAGATTTGCATGTGAACCACCGAGTCGAGAGGCGTGCACTTCATATGCGATGA
- the LOC103989410 gene encoding glutamate--glyoxylate aminotransferase 2 isoform X1 — MSRMSPKPLDYESLNENVKKVAYAVRGELYLRASELQKEGKKIIFTNVGNPHALGQKPLTFPRQVVALCQAPFLLDDPHVGILFPADAIARAKHYLSLTSGGLGAYSDSRGLPGIRKEVAEFIERRDGYPSDPELIYLTDGASKGVMQILNTVIRNEKDGILVPVPQYPLYSAAISLFGGSLVPYYLEEEANWGLDINHLRQSVAAARMKGITVRAMVIINPGNPTGQCLSEANLNGLLKFCFQENLVLLADEVYQQNIYQDERPFISARKILLDMGPPMSKEVQLVSFHTVSKGYWGECGQRGGYFEMTNIPAKTVDEIYKVASVSLSPNVPGQIFMGLMVNPLKPGDISYLRFVAESTAILESLKRRAHIMTDGFNSCRNVVCNFTEGAMYSFPQIRLPPRAIEAAKSAGKAPDVFYCLKLLEATGISTVPGSGFGQKEGVFHLRTTILPAEEDMPAIMTSFKKFNDEFMEEYEDYRGYSRM, encoded by the exons ATGTCAAGAATGTCGCCGAAGCCGCTGGACTACGAGTCGCTGAACGAGAATGTGAAGAAGGTGGCATATGCTGTCAGAGGCGAGCTTTACCTTCGGGCTTCGGAGCTGCAGAAGGAAGGGAAGAAG ATTATCTTCACAAATGTGGGGAATCCTCATGCCCTGGGACAGAAGCCACTAACATTCCCCCGCCAG GTCGTAGCCCTTTGCCAAGCTCCATTTCTGTTGGATGATCCTCATGTTGGAATTCTCTTCCCAGCAGATGCCATCGCAAGAGCTAAGCATTATCTGTCACTGACTTCGGGTGGTTTAG GTGCATATAGTGATTCTCGAGGTCTTCCCGGAATCAGGAAAGAAGTTGCTGAGTTTATTGAAAGGCGTGATGGGTATCCTAG TGATCCTGAGCTAATATATCTCACCGATGGAGCTAGCAAAGGTGTCATGCAGATCTTAAATACTGTAATCAGAAATGAGAAAGATGGT ATTTTGGTTCCAGTTCCACAATACCCTCTTTATTCAGCTGCAATATCCTTGTTTGGTGGGTCTCTTGTTCCGTATTATTTAGAAGAGGAGGCCAATTGGGGTCTTGACATTAACCATCTTCGCCAATCTGTAGCAGCTGCTCGGATGAAAGGAATTACT GTTCGAGCTATGGTTATTATCAACCCAGGAAACCCCACTGGCCAATGTCTAAGTGAAGCCAATTTAAACGGATTGTTAAAATTTTGCTTCCAAGAGAACCTAGTCCTGCTTGCTGATGAAGTTTATCAACAGAACATATACCAAGACGAGAGACCTTTCATAAGTGCAAGAAAA ATATTGTTGGACATGGGCCCACCTATGAGTAAAGAGGTCCAACTTGTGTCCTTTCACACTGTATCGAAGGGATACTGGGGAGAGTGTGGTCAGCGTGGAGGATACTTTGAAATGACTAACATTCCTGCTAAG ACTGTAGATGAGATCTACAAGGTTGCATCAGTTTCGCTCAGTCCAAATGTTCCTGGACAGATCTTC ATGGGGCTGATGGTTAACCCCCTCAAACCAGGAGATATTTCTTACTTGAGGTTTGTTGCAGAGAG TACGGCAATCCTCGAGTCTCTGAAAAGAAGAGCTCATATAATGACTGATGGGTTTAATAGTTGCAGAAATGTTGTGTGCAACTTTACAGAAG GAGCCATGTATTCATTTCCACAAATACGCTTACCGCCAAGAGCAATTGAAGCTGCAAAAAGTGCTGGCAAGGCTCCTGATGTTTTCTATTGCCTTAAGCTTTTGGAAGCTACAGGAATTTCCACAGTTCCAGGCTCAGGATTTGGCCAAAAAGAAGG GGTTTTCCATCTAAGGACAACCATCTTGCCAGCAGAAGAAGACATGCCAGCAATCATGACTAGTTTCAAGAAGTTCAATGACGAGTTTATGGAAGAATATGAAGATTACAGAGGTTACTCCAGAATGTAG
- the LOC135677034 gene encoding galactan beta-1,4-galactosyltransferase GALS2-like: MAKEKPKDEKSSFDAVPWSCTDMKLLLISLFSLCSLATMFQFFPSTSGFSTTAITSCFSKLASVSSNISSSPPEVHPLREEQLGSDSVVRRAFNPVGSAAYLFVQMGAYRGGSNNFAIVGLSSKPLHVFAKPQFWCEWQPHGGPGGDSNSTFASGYRILPDWGYGRVYTVVVVNCTFPVDVGLDGSGGQLVVHATTGGGGDRAVQTEERFVAVEEAPGSVNASAFSARPKFDYLYCGSSLHGDLSPQRIREWMAYHARLFGERSHFVFHDAGGVHPGVMEVLRPWVEKGIVTVQDIREQERFDGYYHNQFLVVNDCLHRYKFMAKWIFFFDVDEFIYLAPKTNLDSLLASLSPYTQFTIEQMPMSGKLCRSIDHGKTTRMWGIEKLVYRDVKRGVRRDRKYAIQPRSAFATGVHMSQNVAGRSLHKTDGRIKYYHYHGTIAARRDPCEEFVNATAVTYDGTPYVLDETLRRVAGAVRRFEHKMIGSRLARTRQ, translated from the exons ATGGCCAAGGAAAAGCCCAAGGATGAGAAGAGTTCCTTCGATGCTGTCCCATGGAGTTGTACTGACATGAAGCTTCTCCTTATCTCACTCTTTTCCCTCTGCTCTTTGGCCACCATGTTCCAGTTCTTCCCTTCGACGTCAGGCTTCTCCACCACGGCCATCACCTCCTGCTTTTCTAAGCTCGCGTCAGTCTCGTCCAacatctcctcttcccctcccgaAGTCCATCCACTCAGAGAAGAGCAGCTCGGCTCTGATTCTGTGGTGAGGAGAGCCTTCAACCCTGTCGGCTCCGCCGCCTACCTCTTCGTACAGATGGGAGCCTACCGCGGCGGCTCCAACAACTTCGCCATCGTCGGGCTCTCCTCGAAGCCTCTCCACGTCTTCGCCAAGCCTCAGTTCTGGTGCGAGTGGCAGCCGCACGGCGGCCCAGGTGGCGACTCCAATTCGACCTTTGCCTCCGGGTACAGGATTCTTCCCGACTGGGGCTACGGCCGCGTCTACACCGTCGTCGTAGTCAACTGCACGTTCCCGGTCGACGTCGGCCTCGACGGCTCCGGTGGACAGCTCGTGGTCCACGCGACCacgggcggcggcggcgaccgGGCGGTGCAGACGGAGGAGCGGTTCGTGGCCGTAGAGGAGGCGCCTGGGAGCGTCAACGCGTCCGCGTTCTCGGCGCGGCCCAAGTTTGACTACCTCTACTGCGGTTCTTCTCTGCACGGCGACCTCAGCCCGCAGAGGATCCGGGAATGGATGGCCTACCACGCGAGGCTCTTCGGCGAGAGGTCCCACTTCGTCTTCCACGACGCCGGCGGCGTCCACCCGGGTGTGATGGAGGTGCTGCGGCCGTGGGTGGAGAAGGGGATAGTGACGGTGCAGGACATCAGGGAGCAGGAGAGGTTCGACGGCTACTACCACAACCAGTTCCTGGTGGTGAACGACTGCTTGCACAGGTACAAGTTCATGGCCAAGTGGATCTTCTTCTTCGACGTCGACGAGTTCATCTACTTGGCCCCGAAAACCAACCTCGACTCCTTGCTCGCCTCCCTCTCACCCTACACGCAGTTCACCATCGAACAGATGCCCATGTCCGGCAAGCTCTGCCGATCAATCGACCACGGCAAGACCACAAG AATGTGGGGCATCGAGAAGCTGGTTTACAGGGACGTGAAGAGAGGCGTAAGGAGGGACCGCAAGTACGCGATCCAGCCGCGGAGCGCCTTCGCAACGGGAGTGCATATGTCGCAGAACGTGGCCGGGCGGAGCCTCCACAAGACGGACGGCAGGATCAAGTACTACCACTACCACGGCACCATCGCCGCTCGCCGTGACCCCTGCGAGGAGTTCGTCAACGCCACCGCGGTCACCTACGACGGGACTCCCTACGTTCTCGACGAGACCCTCCGCCGCGTCGCCGGCGCGGTGAGGAGGTTCGAGCACAAGATGATCGGCTCGAGGCTGGCGCGCACCAGACAGTAA
- the LOC135677033 gene encoding pentatricopeptide repeat-containing protein At1g06140, mitochondrial-like, translating to MSGCSRAQYTLASGLGALAHAGDHCGLLSLFFHSSRAQPVRPDRPIYLALLKAAAAVSSRYTALSLHAHIAKSGYQRDVVVATALVHAFSRCSDSATARRLFDEMLERDAAAWNAMLSGCARNGDAQQALSMACEMAACGVRPNTVTLSVLLQVCGGVEDKRLGQSVHAYAVRHLQLVDTFLGNSLVVYYNRAGDSHISERIFERMLRRDIVSWNAMITGRAQCGFRWRALELFNLMREEHHPDLFSLETVLQVCAQIGEDAIDDGQATHGLLVKLGFQMEVYEQNSLLLFYCKCGMMESAQSIFDKMAARNIVSWNILINGYVQMRYLDKILNLVRCMSFSELGVSSDLLVSSLQAVSLLGGGRKHIMCIHCIVMVMGFHSDTYVSSSLISAYGDNGEIDLAHKSFEHLVSKTRNDTVCWNALLSVYVRNMCFLEALEHLRSMHINACSLDAVTIVNMLSLCTGTLNLRSGKVIHGFMLRNKHDHNVFAITALLEHYAKCGAVTEACYLFLEIPVRNRVTWNTMVHCCVHNGFPRTSVKLFYLMQEQDGFMPDATSVVGVIKAIAQRGYEEEKNYIHKYVTERGFTDDEFVANSLISMHARFHDFDKAISVFERTSKLSTVTWNTMISGYSNYGLANKAMPVYHLMKLQNVAPDLVTFLCLLRACTTSSSLNCLMQIHTVICKAGYESDMFVGTSLVYGYAKCGDLSMARLIFDGLESKSTVSWNSMIQGYGVHGNAEAVHELFSEMQQSGKVPTVVTFLNIISACSHVGDVEKGKHYYDVMTRVHSVIPNRELLSSLADLLGRSGRLKEAHEVLEKGPLDPGLDAWGALLGACRIQGNLEIGMIAANNVLELDPIHHGYNLLLSNMHAEAGRWIVASKIRKRVDKTGLNKASGWSMVEGFL from the coding sequence ATGAGCGGATGCTCTCGTGCTCAATACACGCTCGCCTCGGGACTCGGAGCCCTCGCTCATGCAGGAGATCACTGCGGCcttctctccctcttctttcaCTCCTCCAGAGCGCAGCCCGTGAGGCCGGACCGGCCAATCTACCTCGCCCTCCTCAAGGCTGCGGCCGCTGTCTCCTCCCGTTACACGGCCCTTTCCCTCCACGCCCACATCGCCAAGTCGGGCTACCAACGCGATGTCGTCGTCGCCACCGCATTGGTCCATGCGTTCTCCAGGTGCTCCGATTCCGCAACTGCTCGTAGGTTGTTCGACGAAATGCTGGAGAGAGACGCAGCAGCATGGAACGCGATGCTCTCTGGCTGCGCTCGTAACGGGGATGCACAGCAAGCGCTGTCTATGGCCTGTGAAATGGCGGCCTGCGGTGTGAGGCCCAATACGGTCACGCTCTCTGTTTTGCTTCAGGTTTGTGGTGGTGTTGAAGACAAGAGGCTCGGGCAATCTGTACATGCTTATGCTGTTCGGCATCTTCAACTTGTGGACACCTTCTTGGGTAATTCTCTTGTTGTATACTATAACAGGGCTGGCGATTCTCATATCTCGGAGAGAATATTTGAGAGGATGTTGCGAAGAGATATCGTGTCATGGAATGCCATGATAACAGGACGAGCTCAATGCGGTTTTCGTTGGAGAGCTTTGGAATTGTTTAATTTGATGAGGGAGGAGCACCATCCGGATCTTTTCAGCTTAGAGACAGTCCTACAAGTATGTGCACAAATTGGGGAAGACGCCATTGATGATGGGCAGGCTACCCATGGGCTTTTGGTTAAGTTGGGATTTCAAATGGAGGTTTATGAGCAAAATTCTCTGCTTCTATTTTATTGCAAATGTGGAATGATGGAATCTGCCCAATCCATTTTTGATAAGATGGCAGCAAGAAATATTGTCTCTTGGAATATTCTAATTAATGGTTATGTTCAGATGAGGTACCTTGATAAAATTCTTAATTTGGTTAGGTGCATGAGCTTTAGTGAGCTAGGAGTTAGTTCTGATCTCTTGGTGAGCAGTCTGCAAGCTGTTAGTCTATTAGGAGGAGGCAGAAAGCATATCATGTGCATACATTGCATTGTTATGGTGATGGGATTTCATTCTGATACTTACGTCAGTAGTTCGCTTATTTCTGCATATGGTGACAATGGAGAAATTGATTTAGCTCACAAAAGCTTCGAGCATCTAGTATCTAAAACAAGAAATGACACTGTCTGTTGGAATGCATTGCTTTCTGTATACGTTCGTAATATGTGTTTCTTAGAAGCACTTGAACATCTCAGAAGCATGCATATCAACGCATGTAGTTTAGATGCTGTCACTATCGTAAACATGCTTTCTCTTTGTACTGGGACACTAAATTTGAGATCAGGCAAGGTTATTCATGGATTTATGCTCAGAAATAAACATGATCACAATGTTTTTGCTATCACAGCATTGCTAGAACACTATGCTAAATGTGGTGCTGTAACCGAAGCTTGTTACTTGTTCCTGGAGATTCCAGTTCGGAATAGAGTAACATGGAACACGATGGTTCACTGCTGTGTCCATAATGGCTTTCCTAGGACATCAGTGAAGCTTTTCTATCTTATGCAAGAGCAGGATGGTTTTATGCCTGATGCAACATCCGTTGTGGGAGTTATAAAGGCAATTGCTCAGAGAGGATATGAAGAAGAAAAAAACTACATTCACAAATATGTAACTGAAAGAGGTTTTACTGATGATGAGTTTGTTGCTAATTCACTTATTTCAATGCATGCAAGATTCCATGATTTTGACAAGGCAATCAGTGTCTTTGAAAGAACTAGCAAACTCAGCACAGTTACATGGAATACTATGATATCAGGGTATTCCAACTATGGTCTAGCAAACAAGGCTATGCCAGTTTACCATCTCATGAAGTTACAGAATGTTGCACCAGACTTGGTTACATTTTTATGTCTTCTTCGTGCCTGTACAACTTCATCTTCTTTGAATTGCTTAATGCAGATCCACACAGTTATATGCAAAGCTGGTTATGAATCTGACATGTTCGTTGGGACTTCCCTAGTATATGGATATGCAAAATGTGGTGATTTAAGCATGGCCCGGTTGATCTTTGATGGATTGGAATCTAAATCAACAGTATCTTGGAATTCTATGATTCAGGGTTATGGTGTCCATGGAAATGCAGAGGCAGTTCATGAACTCTTCTCTGAGATGCAGCAATCTGGCAAAGTTCCTACTGTAGTTACTTTTCTCAATATTATATCAGCTTGTAGCCATGTGGGAGATGTAGAGAAGGGGAAGCACTATTATGATGTTATGACACGTGTCCACTCAGTCATACCAAACAGGGAGCTCCTTTCCTCCCTTGCTGACCTCCTTGGCCGTAGTGGAAGGCTTAAGGAGGCACATGAAGTGTTGGAGAAAGGCCCCTTGGATCCAGGATTGGATGCTTGGGGTGCACTATTAGGAGCTTGTCGGATTCAAGGTAACTTAGAAATAGGAATGATAGCAGCTAACAATGTACTTGAATTGGATCCCATCCACCATGGATACAATTTGCTTTTGTCAAACATGCATGCGGAGGCTGGAAGATGGATTGTTGCATCTAAGATCAGAAAAAGAGTTGACAAAACGGGGCTCAACAAAGCTTCTGGCTGGAGCATGGTTGAGGGTTTTTTGTGA